One genomic window of Streptomyces sp. WP-1 includes the following:
- a CDS encoding (2,3-dihydroxybenzoyl)adenylate synthase has protein sequence MTIEPIPAPSGLTPGVDAPTWPEEFAERYRRAGHWRGETFGRMLRERAAAHPDRVALVDFAPERRTRTYRQLDEAADRLAAGFAGRGIGRGDRVVVQLPNTAEFAEVVFALFRLGALPVFALPAHRDTEITHFCAFSEAVAYVIPDVHDGFDHRDLATRVRQSAPGLREIFVAGDPGGHTALSDVPCGPSGPLPEPQPHELAFLQLSGGTTGVSKLIPRTHDDYIYSLRGSNEICGVDADTRFLVVLPAAHNFPMSSPGWLGTLYAGGRVVMCPKPDPTTAFALVEQERITMTGLVPPLALLWTDSAPRAERDLASLELVLVGGAKYSEQAARRLEPALGCRLMQVFGMAEGLVNYTRLDDDPETIVTTQGLPISPDDEIRIVDDADRDVPDGEFGHLLTRGPYTIRGYWRAPEHNRSAFTEDGFYRTGDIVRRTASGHLMVEGRAKDQINRGGEKVAPEEIENIILAHPAVHDVSLVAVPDDYLGERTLAHVILRADAEPPTAAQIKAFVRARGVAAYKIPDLVRFVDAFPQTGVGKVSKKGLRSAAVPSEQR, from the coding sequence GTGACCATCGAACCGATACCCGCCCCCTCGGGCCTCACCCCGGGCGTGGACGCGCCCACCTGGCCCGAGGAGTTCGCCGAGCGCTACCGGCGGGCCGGTCACTGGCGGGGCGAGACCTTCGGCCGCATGCTCCGCGAGCGGGCCGCCGCCCATCCCGACCGGGTCGCCCTGGTGGACTTCGCGCCCGAGCGCCGCACCCGGACGTACCGGCAGCTGGACGAGGCCGCCGACCGGCTCGCCGCCGGGTTCGCGGGGCGCGGCATCGGGCGCGGGGACCGGGTGGTCGTCCAGCTGCCCAACACCGCCGAGTTCGCCGAAGTGGTCTTCGCCCTCTTCAGGCTGGGCGCGCTGCCCGTGTTCGCGCTGCCCGCCCACCGCGACACCGAGATCACGCACTTCTGCGCCTTCTCCGAGGCCGTCGCCTATGTGATCCCGGACGTGCACGACGGCTTCGACCACCGCGACCTCGCCACCCGGGTCCGGCAGAGCGCCCCCGGCCTCCGGGAGATCTTCGTGGCGGGCGACCCGGGCGGGCACACGGCGCTGTCCGACGTGCCGTGCGGCCCGTCCGGACCGCTGCCCGAACCGCAACCGCACGAACTGGCCTTCCTCCAGCTGTCGGGCGGGACGACCGGGGTGTCCAAGCTGATCCCCCGCACCCACGACGACTACATCTACTCCCTGCGCGGCTCGAACGAGATCTGCGGTGTCGACGCGGACACCCGCTTCCTGGTCGTCCTGCCCGCCGCCCACAACTTCCCCATGAGTTCCCCCGGCTGGCTCGGCACGCTGTACGCCGGAGGCCGCGTCGTGATGTGCCCCAAGCCCGATCCGACGACCGCGTTCGCCCTGGTCGAGCAGGAGCGGATCACCATGACCGGCCTGGTGCCGCCGCTCGCCCTGCTGTGGACGGACAGCGCGCCGCGCGCCGAACGCGACCTGGCCAGCCTGGAGCTGGTGCTGGTCGGCGGGGCCAAATACAGTGAGCAGGCGGCGCGGCGGCTGGAACCGGCGCTCGGCTGCCGGCTGATGCAGGTCTTCGGGATGGCCGAGGGCCTGGTCAACTACACCCGGCTGGACGACGATCCGGAGACGATCGTCACCACCCAGGGCCTGCCCATCTCGCCCGACGACGAGATCCGGATCGTGGACGACGCCGACCGGGACGTGCCCGACGGCGAGTTCGGGCATCTGCTGACCCGGGGCCCCTACACCATCCGCGGCTACTGGCGGGCTCCGGAGCACAACCGGTCCGCGTTCACCGAGGACGGCTTCTACCGCACCGGTGACATCGTCCGCCGCACGGCGAGCGGGCACCTGATGGTGGAGGGGCGGGCCAAGGACCAGATCAACCGGGGCGGCGAGAAGGTCGCCCCGGAGGAGATCGAGAACATCATCCTGGCCCACCCGGCGGTCCATGACGTCTCCCTGGTCGCGGTGCCCGACGACTACCTCGGCGAGCGCACCCTCGCCCATGTGATCCTGCGCGCCGACGCCGAGCCGCCGACGGCCGCCCAGATCAAGGCGTTCGTCCGCGCGCGCGGTGTCGCCGCCTACAAGATCCCCGACCTCGTCCGCTTCGTCGACGCCTTCCCGCAGACCGGCGTCGGCAAGGTCAGCAAGAAGGGGCTGCGCTCGGCCGCGGTCCCCTCCGAGCAGCGCTGA
- a CDS encoding 2,3-dihydro-2,3-dihydroxybenzoate dehydrogenase produces MSGEPELAGRTALVTGAARGIGAAVVEALAGQGARVLATDVDGAAVAELAARHEGRVTGRELDVTDATAVEDLIAEAERTLGPLDIVVNVAGVLRGAAVVDLDDADWAAVFAVNTDGVFHVCRAAARRMTERRRGSIVTVASNAAGVPRAGMAAYAASKAAAVMFTKCLGLEVAPYGVRCNTVSPGSTDTDMQRAMWDRAPGGPDSGRRAVIEGDLASYRTGIPLGRIAEPSDIADAVAFLVSDRARHITLHDLYVDGGATLRA; encoded by the coding sequence ATGAGCGGCGAGCCCGAACTGGCCGGTCGTACGGCCCTGGTGACCGGGGCGGCGCGGGGAATCGGCGCCGCCGTGGTCGAGGCCCTCGCCGGACAGGGCGCACGCGTCCTCGCCACCGATGTGGACGGTGCGGCCGTGGCCGAACTGGCCGCACGGCACGAAGGCCGGGTCACGGGCCGGGAATTGGACGTGACCGACGCCACGGCGGTGGAGGACCTGATCGCCGAGGCCGAACGGACCCTGGGGCCCCTGGACATCGTGGTCAACGTGGCCGGCGTCCTGCGCGGCGCGGCCGTGGTCGACCTGGACGACGCCGACTGGGCGGCCGTGTTCGCGGTCAACACCGACGGCGTCTTCCATGTCTGCCGGGCCGCCGCCCGCCGGATGACCGAACGGCGCCGGGGCAGCATCGTGACCGTCGCCTCCAACGCGGCCGGTGTGCCCCGCGCCGGTATGGCCGCCTACGCCGCCTCCAAGGCCGCCGCCGTGATGTTCACCAAATGCCTCGGGCTGGAGGTCGCCCCGTACGGGGTGCGGTGCAACACCGTGTCCCCGGGCTCCACCGACACGGACATGCAGCGCGCCATGTGGGACAGGGCGCCCGGCGGCCCCGACAGCGGCCGACGGGCGGTGATCGAGGGGGACCTGGCGTCGTACCGCACCGGCATTCCGCTCGGCCGGATCGCCGAGCCGTCGGACATCGCGGACGCCGTCGCCTTCCTGGTCTCCGACCGCGCCCGGCACATCACCCTGCACGACCTGTACGTGGACGGCGGCGCCACCCTGCGCGCCTGA
- the argB gene encoding acetylglutamate kinase, translated as MTSTSAPAAPSTPPPADPTPHLEASVGKVVVVKFGGHAMVDEALQRSFARDVVTLLRAGVHPVVVHGGGPRISSLLARLDLEVRFTAGLRVTTPEVLDVVRMVLAGQVQREIVGLINAHGPLAVGLTGEDAHTLTAVRRPAWVDGEPVDIGLVGDVVRVDPETIRALLSRGRVPVVSPLARGAGGEVYNVNADLAAAALAGALGAERLIVLTDVTGLHADWPTSDEVIERLTASELDALLPDLTGGMVPKMEGCLRAVREGVRAARVIDGRVPGALLREGFRDRGAGTTVFPDRSGEHGEDTGRRTRPDRSQGPAEHP; from the coding sequence ATGACATCGACTTCCGCGCCTGCCGCACCCTCCACTCCCCCACCGGCCGACCCCACACCCCACCTGGAGGCGTCCGTGGGCAAGGTGGTCGTGGTGAAGTTCGGGGGCCACGCCATGGTCGACGAGGCGCTGCAACGGTCCTTCGCGCGGGACGTCGTGACGCTGCTGCGGGCCGGGGTCCACCCGGTGGTGGTGCACGGCGGCGGGCCCCGGATCAGCTCCCTGCTCGCCCGGCTCGACCTGGAGGTCCGCTTCACGGCCGGGCTGCGGGTCACCACGCCCGAAGTCCTCGACGTGGTGCGCATGGTGCTCGCCGGGCAGGTGCAGCGGGAGATCGTCGGCCTCATCAACGCGCACGGCCCGCTGGCGGTCGGACTGACCGGCGAGGACGCGCACACCCTCACCGCCGTCCGCAGACCGGCCTGGGTGGACGGCGAGCCGGTGGACATCGGGCTGGTGGGCGATGTCGTCCGGGTGGACCCGGAGACGATCCGCGCGCTGCTGTCCCGGGGCCGCGTCCCGGTGGTGTCACCGCTCGCCAGGGGGGCCGGGGGCGAGGTCTACAACGTCAACGCGGATCTCGCGGCGGCGGCCCTGGCGGGTGCCCTGGGCGCCGAGCGGCTGATCGTCCTCACCGATGTCACCGGGCTGCACGCCGACTGGCCGACGAGCGACGAGGTGATCGAGCGGCTGACCGCGTCGGAACTCGACGCGCTGCTGCCGGACCTGACCGGCGGGATGGTGCCCAAGATGGAGGGGTGCCTGCGGGCGGTGCGCGAGGGGGTGCGGGCGGCGCGTGTCATCGACGGGCGGGTGCCGGGCGCCCTGCTGCGCGAGGGCTTTCGCGACCGGGGCGCCGGCACCACCGTGTTCCCGGACCGGTCCGGCGAACACGGCGAGGACACCGGCCGGCGCACCCGGCCGGACCGGTCACAGGGCCCGGCTGAGCACCCGTGA